The following proteins are encoded in a genomic region of Primulina huaijiensis isolate GDHJ02 chromosome 3, ASM1229523v2, whole genome shotgun sequence:
- the LOC140974010 gene encoding lysine-specific demethylase ELF6-like isoform X2, producing the protein MKNVEIPKWLEGLPLAPEFRPTDTEFADPIAYISKIEKEASAFGICKVIPPFPKPSRKYVLHNLNKSLSKCPELGSDLNLVASSKMDIAGDESCDRGVDGGECRAVFTTRQQELGCDKGRRAKEMVGDQLPRYQKQVWQSGEVYTLEQFEAKSKHFAKSQLGTVKEVNPLVIEAMFWKTASEKPIYVEYANDVPGSGFAEPEGLLHYFHRGRRRRRKRNSFDRNNLGSSDSNNNHLGLSKNINSGKDSGSNNTPNLCKETANSLQPVQPHRTAAFSVNKDFDSSIEMQGTAGWKLSNSPWNLQVIARSPGSLTRFMPDDIPGVTSPMVYVGMLFSWFAWHVEDHDLHSLNFLHMGSPKTWYAVPGDYAFNFEEVIRLHAYGGNIDQLTALSLLGEKTTILSPEVIVASGIPCCRLVQNPGEFVVTFPRAYHIGYSHGFNCGEAANFGTPKWLTVAKEAAVRRAAMNYLPMLSHQQLLYLLTMSFISRIPRSLLPGARSSRMRDRHREERELLVKKAFVADILDENNLLTLLLQRNSSYHAVLWDAELLPSSSKESQFCRDASDRTSASTVKPFPENEDNLDDISQLSKCINAVGFDLNDDDLAYDFQIDSGALPCVACGILGFPFMAVMQPSEEASKKLSLEGKTDKAKSNNRNVSHVNEAAISVAESGPFICSSMEQSLGPELSSPLEIEAASTVEITKRWNISNAFSKPRIFCLEHAMEIEELLCLEGGANVLVICHSDFEKIKAHAAVIAEEIASPFQCNEVPLNTASQEDLNLIGAAIDSEEQVNHAGDWTFQLNINLRNCVKVKKSSSSKKVQRLLTLGGLSCDVTPVSVKPCLNWPSRKIRSRRQVKHVLPRKQSSCTKAVEDVETKLEQPVVLNVDNILHYSRRKYKHRSCGGIGGLADTNNFILQDNTDTNHADPDTTAKSTTISTAIRIENGGDGSSGPCASAAEGKSETLHDHWMLLPTGGFFRNYPPPELANSPVTSLPVIVNSESQAAVCSLNEQKGKDNFENSCHDSQAHEVTGSGGSIEEKVLILENSDDLPKAENGICRAIENETLTDKQIINDIVVASKNDIQVAENDLESHCNIQSDGNDMLEECCGRADSSESLNDDLPPRWDEKQEESFADQLVLDSAMLKASCSGEPQDIQADGDNQHQGVSRFTELVNESVSALAEELQAPCKTHDTVESCSDSDNGSLQEKRESDYSNSTMAHSKSNAKTGNKRKREIDLQTEDQSLVGGFIKSPCEGLRSRTRKDANHKNKKKRVDVTVTIKKLRKTTNDSVSCKGKKEIQKGRHKCNLDRCSMSFQTKAELLLHKGNRCPVEGCRKKFNSHKYAIQHQRVHDDDRPLKCPWNGCTMSFKWAWARTEHLRVHTGERPYVCKVKGCGLTFRFVSDFSRHRRKTGHYVCTTS; encoded by the exons CCTAAGCCTTCGAGGAAATATGTACTTCATAACTTGAATAAGTCACTTTCCAAGTGTCCGGAGTTGGGTTCAGATTTGAATCTTGTTGCATCATCGAAAATGGATATTGCCGGGGATGAAAGTTGTGATAGAGGTGTGGATGGTGGGGAGTGTAGGGCTGTTTTTACTACAAGGCAACAAGAATTGGGATGTGACAAGGGGAGAAGGGCGAAGGAGATGGTTGGAGATCAGTTACCAAGATATCAAAAGCAAGTTTGGCAGAGTGGAGAGGTGTATACTCTAGAGCAGTTTGAAGCAAAGTCAAAGCATTTTGCTAAGAGTCAGTTGGGCACCGTAAAGGAGGTGAATCCTTTGGTTATAGAAGCAATGTTTTGGAAAACAGCTTCTGAGAAGCCCATTTATGTTGAGTATGCAAATGATGTGCCTGGATCAGGGTTCGCTGAGCCAGAGGGGTTGTTGCATTATTTCCATAGGGGTAGGAGGCGGAGAAGGAAGAGGAATTCATTTGACCGAAATAATTTAGGAAGCTCTGATAGCAATAATAATCATTTGGGTctatcaaaaaatattaattctgGTAAAGATTCAGGTAGCAATAACACTCCTAATTTATGTAAGGAGACTGCAAATTCTTTACAACCTGTACAACCCCATCGAACCGCTGCCTTTTCTGTGAATAAGGATTTTGACAGTAGTATTGAGATGCAAGGTACAGCTGGTTGGAAGCTTTCAAACAGTCCTTGGAATTTGCAAGTAATAGCACGGTCTCCGGGATCATTGACACGTTTTATGCCTGATGATATTCCTGGTGTTACTTCTCCCATGGTTTATGTTGGAATGTTGTTCAGCTGGTTTGCTTGGCATGTGGAAGATCATGACCTTCATAGTTTGAATTTCCTGCACATGGGTTCTCCGAAGACTTGGTATGCTGTACCGGGAGATTATGCCTTTAATTTTGAAGAAGTCATCCGGCTTCATGCCTATGGAGGAAATATAGACCAATTGA CTGCCCTATCTCTTTTGGGCGAGAAGACCACGATTTTGTCTCCCGAAGTTATTGTTGCATCAGGCATACCCTGTTGCAG gTTGGTACAAAACCCTGGTGAATTTGTTGTGACTTTCCCAAGGGCTTACCACATTGGATACAGCCATG gtttTAATTGTGGAGAAGCAGCTAACTTTGGCACACCAAAGTGGCTTACAGTAGCTAAGGAAGCTGCTGTCCgaagggctgccatgaattaccTTCCTATGCTTTCTCATCAGCAATTACTTTACCTGTTGACCATGTCTTTTATTTCAAG AATACCAAGATCCTTACTGCCTGGCGCACGTAGCTCACGTATGAGGGATCGTCATAGAGAAGAAAGAGAATTATTAGTAAAGAAAGCATTTGTTGCAGATATCTTGGATGAAAACAATCTACTAACTCTTCTCCTTCAGAGAAATTCCTCTTACCATGCAGTGTTATGGGATGCAGAACTGCTGCCATCTTCAAGTAAAGAATCTCAGTTCTGCCGAGATGCAAGCGATCGAACATCTGCATCAACAGTAAAACCTTTTCCTGAGAATGAAGATAATCTCGATGACATTAGCCAGTTGAGCAAGTGTATCAATGCAGTGGGTTTCGATCTTAATGATGACGACCTGGCATATGATTTTCAAATCGATTCTGGAGCTTTACCCTGTGTAGCTTGTGGCATTCTAGGTTTTCCATTCATGGCTGTTATGCAGCCATCCGAGGAAGCATCTAAAAAACTTTCGCTTGAAG GTAAAACAGACAAGGCTAAATCAAATAATAGGAATGTAAGCCATGTGAATGAAGCCGCAATATCAGTGGCTGAATCAGGTCCGTTCATATGTTCATCCATGGAACAATCTCTAGGCCCAGAGCTTTCTTCACCTTTGGAGATTGAAGCTGCTTCAACTGTTGAAATTACAAAGAGATGGAACATTTCAAACGCATTTTCAAAGCCACGGATATTCTGCCTAGAGCATGCAATGGAAATCGAAGAATTGTTGTGCTTGGAAGGTGGAGCAAATGTTCTTGTGATCTGTCATTCTG ACTTTGAGAAGATAAAAGCCCATGCTGCCGTCATTGCTGAGGAAATTGCAAGTCCTTTCCAGTGCAATGAGGTTCCTCTAAACACTGCATCTCAGGAAGATTTGAACTTGATTGGTGCTGCAATTGACAGTGAGGAACAAGTTAACCATGCAGGAGACTGGACCTTCCAGTTGAACATCAATTTACGAAACTGTGTGAAAGTCAAAAAGAGTTCTTCTTCGAAAAAAGTTCAGCGTTTATTGACTTTGGGAGGATTGTCTTGTGATGTAACTCCTGTGTCAGTTAAGCCCTGCCTCAATTGGCCATCCAGAAAGATTCGCTCGAGGCGCCAAGTAAAACATGTATTGCCAAGGAAACAATCTAGTTGCACTAAGGCTGTGGAGGATGTTGAAACAAAGTTGGAGCAACCAGTGGTCTTGAACGTAGATAATATCCTTCATTATTCGAGGCGAAAATATAAACATCGCAGTTGTGGAGGAATAGGAGGGCTGGCAGACACAAATAACTTCATCTTGCAAGATAATACAGACACCAACCACGCAGATCCAGATACGACAGCTAAAAGCACGACTATAAGTACTGCTATCAGAATTGAAAATGGTGGAGACGGTTCATCTGGGCCCTGTGCCTCGGCTGCAGAGGGCAAATCAGAAACACTTCATGACCATTGGATGCTTTTGCCAACAGGAGGCTTTTTCAGGAATTATCCTCCACCCGAACTTGCAAATTCACCTGTTACGTCTCTACCGGTGATTGTGAATTCTGAGTCACAAGCTGCTGTTTGTTCTTTAAATGAACAGAAAGGGAAGGAcaactttgaaaattcatgCCATGATTCCCAGGCGCATGAAGTCACAGGATCTGGTGGCAGCATAGAGGAAAAGGTGTTGATTCTTGAGAATTCTGATGATTTACCAAAAGCTGAAAATGGGATTTGTCGGGCTATAGAAAATGAAACTTTGACAGACAAACAAATAATCAATGATATTGTTGTAGCAAGCAAAAATGACATTCAGGTTGCAGAAAATGATCTTGAGAGCCATTGTAACATTCAGTCTGATGGAAATGATATGCTGGAAGAATGCTGTGGACGTGCTGACTCCTCTGAATCTTTGAACGACGACCTTCCTCCAAGATGGGACGAAAAGCAGGAGGAATCCTTTGCCGATCAACTTGTCTTAGACAGTGCAATGTTAAAAGCCTCGTGTTCGGGAGAACCACAGGACATTCAGGCAGATGGAGATAATCAACACCAAGGTGTTTCTAGATTTACTGAACTTGTAAATGAATCGGTTTCTGCTTTGGCTGAAGAACTTCAGGCCCCATGTAAGACACATGACACCGTAGAATCTTGTAGTGATAGTGACAACGGATCATTGCAGGAGAAAAGAGAGTCGGATTATTCAAACTCCACCATGGCTCATTCCAAATCAAACGCCAAAACTGGAAACAAACGGAAAAGAGAGATCGACCTGCAAACAGAAGATCAATCCCTTGTCGGAGGCTTTATTAAAAGCCCCTGTGAAGGTTTGAGGTCTAGGACTAGAAAAGATGCAAATCACAAGAACAAGAAAAAACGTGTTGATGTAACAGTCACCATAAAGAAGCTGAGAAAGACAACTAATGATTCAGTTTCCTGCAAGGGTAAGAAAGAAATCCAGAAGGGACGTCACAAATGCAACTTAGATCGCTGCTCTATGAGTTTCCAGACGAAGGCAGAGCTCCTCCTGCACAAAGGAAACCGGTGCCCTGTCGAAGGATGCCGGAAAAAGTTCAACTCCCACAAATATGCAATACAGCATCAACGTGTTCATGATGATGACCGGCCTCTTAAATGTCCATGGAATGGTTGTACCATGTCATTCAAATGGGCTTGGGCAAGAACAGAACATTTACGGGTGCATACCGGGGAAAGGCCATACGTGTGCAAAGTTAAGGGATGTGGCCTTACTTTCAGATTCGTATCGGATTTCAGTCGACACAGGCGAAAAACAGGGCATTATGTTTGCACAACCAGCTGA
- the LOC140974010 gene encoding lysine-specific demethylase ELF6-like isoform X1, which produces MKNVEIPKWLEGLPLAPEFRPTDTEFADPIAYISKIEKEASAFGICKVIPPFPKPSRKYVLHNLNKSLSKCPELGSDLNLVASSKMDIAGDESCDRGVDGGECRAVFTTRQQELGCDKGRRAKEMVGDQLPRYQKQVWQSGEVYTLEQFEAKSKHFAKSQLGTVKEVNPLVIEAMFWKTASEKPIYVEYANDVPGSGFAEPEGLLHYFHRGRRRRRKRNSFDRNNLGSSDSNNNHLGLSKNINSGKDSGSNNTPNLCKETANSLQPVQPHRTAAFSVNKDFDSSIEMQGTAGWKLSNSPWNLQVIARSPGSLTRFMPDDIPGVTSPMVYVGMLFSWFAWHVEDHDLHSLNFLHMGSPKTWYAVPGDYAFNFEEVIRLHAYGGNIDQLTALSLLGEKTTILSPEVIVASGIPCCRLVQNPGEFVVTFPRAYHIGYSHGFNCGEAANFGTPKWLTVAKEAAVRRAAMNYLPMLSHQQLLYLLTMSFISRIPRSLLPGARSSRMRDRHREERELLVKKAFVADILDENNLLTLLLQRNSSYHAVLWDAELLPSSSKESQFCRDASDRTSASTVKPFPENEDNLDDISQLSKCINAVGFDLNDDDLAYDFQIDSGALPCVACGILGFPFMAVMQPSEEASKKLSLEGMLVTPGVEVVKSLESTFLSVHGQVDKECTKGKTDKAKSNNRNVSHVNEAAISVAESGPFICSSMEQSLGPELSSPLEIEAASTVEITKRWNISNAFSKPRIFCLEHAMEIEELLCLEGGANVLVICHSDFEKIKAHAAVIAEEIASPFQCNEVPLNTASQEDLNLIGAAIDSEEQVNHAGDWTFQLNINLRNCVKVKKSSSSKKVQRLLTLGGLSCDVTPVSVKPCLNWPSRKIRSRRQVKHVLPRKQSSCTKAVEDVETKLEQPVVLNVDNILHYSRRKYKHRSCGGIGGLADTNNFILQDNTDTNHADPDTTAKSTTISTAIRIENGGDGSSGPCASAAEGKSETLHDHWMLLPTGGFFRNYPPPELANSPVTSLPVIVNSESQAAVCSLNEQKGKDNFENSCHDSQAHEVTGSGGSIEEKVLILENSDDLPKAENGICRAIENETLTDKQIINDIVVASKNDIQVAENDLESHCNIQSDGNDMLEECCGRADSSESLNDDLPPRWDEKQEESFADQLVLDSAMLKASCSGEPQDIQADGDNQHQGVSRFTELVNESVSALAEELQAPCKTHDTVESCSDSDNGSLQEKRESDYSNSTMAHSKSNAKTGNKRKREIDLQTEDQSLVGGFIKSPCEGLRSRTRKDANHKNKKKRVDVTVTIKKLRKTTNDSVSCKGKKEIQKGRHKCNLDRCSMSFQTKAELLLHKGNRCPVEGCRKKFNSHKYAIQHQRVHDDDRPLKCPWNGCTMSFKWAWARTEHLRVHTGERPYVCKVKGCGLTFRFVSDFSRHRRKTGHYVCTTS; this is translated from the exons CCTAAGCCTTCGAGGAAATATGTACTTCATAACTTGAATAAGTCACTTTCCAAGTGTCCGGAGTTGGGTTCAGATTTGAATCTTGTTGCATCATCGAAAATGGATATTGCCGGGGATGAAAGTTGTGATAGAGGTGTGGATGGTGGGGAGTGTAGGGCTGTTTTTACTACAAGGCAACAAGAATTGGGATGTGACAAGGGGAGAAGGGCGAAGGAGATGGTTGGAGATCAGTTACCAAGATATCAAAAGCAAGTTTGGCAGAGTGGAGAGGTGTATACTCTAGAGCAGTTTGAAGCAAAGTCAAAGCATTTTGCTAAGAGTCAGTTGGGCACCGTAAAGGAGGTGAATCCTTTGGTTATAGAAGCAATGTTTTGGAAAACAGCTTCTGAGAAGCCCATTTATGTTGAGTATGCAAATGATGTGCCTGGATCAGGGTTCGCTGAGCCAGAGGGGTTGTTGCATTATTTCCATAGGGGTAGGAGGCGGAGAAGGAAGAGGAATTCATTTGACCGAAATAATTTAGGAAGCTCTGATAGCAATAATAATCATTTGGGTctatcaaaaaatattaattctgGTAAAGATTCAGGTAGCAATAACACTCCTAATTTATGTAAGGAGACTGCAAATTCTTTACAACCTGTACAACCCCATCGAACCGCTGCCTTTTCTGTGAATAAGGATTTTGACAGTAGTATTGAGATGCAAGGTACAGCTGGTTGGAAGCTTTCAAACAGTCCTTGGAATTTGCAAGTAATAGCACGGTCTCCGGGATCATTGACACGTTTTATGCCTGATGATATTCCTGGTGTTACTTCTCCCATGGTTTATGTTGGAATGTTGTTCAGCTGGTTTGCTTGGCATGTGGAAGATCATGACCTTCATAGTTTGAATTTCCTGCACATGGGTTCTCCGAAGACTTGGTATGCTGTACCGGGAGATTATGCCTTTAATTTTGAAGAAGTCATCCGGCTTCATGCCTATGGAGGAAATATAGACCAATTGA CTGCCCTATCTCTTTTGGGCGAGAAGACCACGATTTTGTCTCCCGAAGTTATTGTTGCATCAGGCATACCCTGTTGCAG gTTGGTACAAAACCCTGGTGAATTTGTTGTGACTTTCCCAAGGGCTTACCACATTGGATACAGCCATG gtttTAATTGTGGAGAAGCAGCTAACTTTGGCACACCAAAGTGGCTTACAGTAGCTAAGGAAGCTGCTGTCCgaagggctgccatgaattaccTTCCTATGCTTTCTCATCAGCAATTACTTTACCTGTTGACCATGTCTTTTATTTCAAG AATACCAAGATCCTTACTGCCTGGCGCACGTAGCTCACGTATGAGGGATCGTCATAGAGAAGAAAGAGAATTATTAGTAAAGAAAGCATTTGTTGCAGATATCTTGGATGAAAACAATCTACTAACTCTTCTCCTTCAGAGAAATTCCTCTTACCATGCAGTGTTATGGGATGCAGAACTGCTGCCATCTTCAAGTAAAGAATCTCAGTTCTGCCGAGATGCAAGCGATCGAACATCTGCATCAACAGTAAAACCTTTTCCTGAGAATGAAGATAATCTCGATGACATTAGCCAGTTGAGCAAGTGTATCAATGCAGTGGGTTTCGATCTTAATGATGACGACCTGGCATATGATTTTCAAATCGATTCTGGAGCTTTACCCTGTGTAGCTTGTGGCATTCTAGGTTTTCCATTCATGGCTGTTATGCAGCCATCCGAGGAAGCATCTAAAAAACTTTCGCTTGAAGGTATGCTTGTTACTCCAGGTGTGGAGGTCGTCAAATCATTGGAATCCACTTTCCTTTCTGTCCATGGTCAAGTGGACAAGGAGTGTACTAAAG GTAAAACAGACAAGGCTAAATCAAATAATAGGAATGTAAGCCATGTGAATGAAGCCGCAATATCAGTGGCTGAATCAGGTCCGTTCATATGTTCATCCATGGAACAATCTCTAGGCCCAGAGCTTTCTTCACCTTTGGAGATTGAAGCTGCTTCAACTGTTGAAATTACAAAGAGATGGAACATTTCAAACGCATTTTCAAAGCCACGGATATTCTGCCTAGAGCATGCAATGGAAATCGAAGAATTGTTGTGCTTGGAAGGTGGAGCAAATGTTCTTGTGATCTGTCATTCTG ACTTTGAGAAGATAAAAGCCCATGCTGCCGTCATTGCTGAGGAAATTGCAAGTCCTTTCCAGTGCAATGAGGTTCCTCTAAACACTGCATCTCAGGAAGATTTGAACTTGATTGGTGCTGCAATTGACAGTGAGGAACAAGTTAACCATGCAGGAGACTGGACCTTCCAGTTGAACATCAATTTACGAAACTGTGTGAAAGTCAAAAAGAGTTCTTCTTCGAAAAAAGTTCAGCGTTTATTGACTTTGGGAGGATTGTCTTGTGATGTAACTCCTGTGTCAGTTAAGCCCTGCCTCAATTGGCCATCCAGAAAGATTCGCTCGAGGCGCCAAGTAAAACATGTATTGCCAAGGAAACAATCTAGTTGCACTAAGGCTGTGGAGGATGTTGAAACAAAGTTGGAGCAACCAGTGGTCTTGAACGTAGATAATATCCTTCATTATTCGAGGCGAAAATATAAACATCGCAGTTGTGGAGGAATAGGAGGGCTGGCAGACACAAATAACTTCATCTTGCAAGATAATACAGACACCAACCACGCAGATCCAGATACGACAGCTAAAAGCACGACTATAAGTACTGCTATCAGAATTGAAAATGGTGGAGACGGTTCATCTGGGCCCTGTGCCTCGGCTGCAGAGGGCAAATCAGAAACACTTCATGACCATTGGATGCTTTTGCCAACAGGAGGCTTTTTCAGGAATTATCCTCCACCCGAACTTGCAAATTCACCTGTTACGTCTCTACCGGTGATTGTGAATTCTGAGTCACAAGCTGCTGTTTGTTCTTTAAATGAACAGAAAGGGAAGGAcaactttgaaaattcatgCCATGATTCCCAGGCGCATGAAGTCACAGGATCTGGTGGCAGCATAGAGGAAAAGGTGTTGATTCTTGAGAATTCTGATGATTTACCAAAAGCTGAAAATGGGATTTGTCGGGCTATAGAAAATGAAACTTTGACAGACAAACAAATAATCAATGATATTGTTGTAGCAAGCAAAAATGACATTCAGGTTGCAGAAAATGATCTTGAGAGCCATTGTAACATTCAGTCTGATGGAAATGATATGCTGGAAGAATGCTGTGGACGTGCTGACTCCTCTGAATCTTTGAACGACGACCTTCCTCCAAGATGGGACGAAAAGCAGGAGGAATCCTTTGCCGATCAACTTGTCTTAGACAGTGCAATGTTAAAAGCCTCGTGTTCGGGAGAACCACAGGACATTCAGGCAGATGGAGATAATCAACACCAAGGTGTTTCTAGATTTACTGAACTTGTAAATGAATCGGTTTCTGCTTTGGCTGAAGAACTTCAGGCCCCATGTAAGACACATGACACCGTAGAATCTTGTAGTGATAGTGACAACGGATCATTGCAGGAGAAAAGAGAGTCGGATTATTCAAACTCCACCATGGCTCATTCCAAATCAAACGCCAAAACTGGAAACAAACGGAAAAGAGAGATCGACCTGCAAACAGAAGATCAATCCCTTGTCGGAGGCTTTATTAAAAGCCCCTGTGAAGGTTTGAGGTCTAGGACTAGAAAAGATGCAAATCACAAGAACAAGAAAAAACGTGTTGATGTAACAGTCACCATAAAGAAGCTGAGAAAGACAACTAATGATTCAGTTTCCTGCAAGGGTAAGAAAGAAATCCAGAAGGGACGTCACAAATGCAACTTAGATCGCTGCTCTATGAGTTTCCAGACGAAGGCAGAGCTCCTCCTGCACAAAGGAAACCGGTGCCCTGTCGAAGGATGCCGGAAAAAGTTCAACTCCCACAAATATGCAATACAGCATCAACGTGTTCATGATGATGACCGGCCTCTTAAATGTCCATGGAATGGTTGTACCATGTCATTCAAATGGGCTTGGGCAAGAACAGAACATTTACGGGTGCATACCGGGGAAAGGCCATACGTGTGCAAAGTTAAGGGATGTGGCCTTACTTTCAGATTCGTATCGGATTTCAGTCGACACAGGCGAAAAACAGGGCATTATGTTTGCACAACCAGCTGA
- the LOC140972612 gene encoding uncharacterized protein — protein sequence MEGENENLGSGPGGSRWNPTKEQINILESMYRQGLRTPSAEQIQQITARLRAFGHIEGKNVFYWFQNHKARQRQKQKQESFAYFNRFLHANPLFPHYQNVICGPCYIPPPQNESGFLPQCPKVAVPTSAGMKRRLSNPTSQPFHHPRSRNEDYYLYPISTPKNSKTHNQETLDLFPVHPTGILQFKNGNGIDNVTASSTPSSSENECSVNLGTDEEENANRHGYHHDHDQDHPFFDFFCGN from the exons ATGGAGGGTGAGAATGAGAATCTTGGGAGTGGTCCAGGAGGGTCTAGGTGGAACCCTACGAAAGAGCAGATAAATATACTGGAGAGTATGTATAGGCAGGGTTTGAGGACTCCGAGTGCTGAACAGATTCAGCAGATCACCGCGAGGCTCCGGGCGTTCGGTCATATCGAAGGGAAGAATGTGTTCTACTGGTTTCAGAATCACAAGGCGAGGCAAAGACAGAAGCAGAAGCAAGAGTCTTTCGCTTATTTCAATAGGTTCCTCCATGCGAATCCACTGTTTCCACATTATCAGAATG TTATTTGCGGCCCATGCTACATCCCACCACCCCAAAATGAATCAGGTTTCTTGCCACAGTGCCCAAAGGTGGCAGTGCCCACATCTGCAGGTATGAAAAGGAGACTATCAAACCCCACAAGTCAGCCGTTCCATCACCCCAGGAGCAGAAACGAAGACTACTACTTATACCCGATTTCGACCCCGAAAAACTCTAAAACACATAACCAAGAAACGCTGGATCTGTTCCCGGTCCATCCCACCGGAATCCTACAGTTCAAAAATGGCAATGGAATAGATAACGTAACCGCTTCGAGCACCCCGAGTTCTTCAGAGAATGAATGCAGTGTTAATCTTGGTacagatgaagaagaaaatgcCAACCGCCATGGCTACCACCATGATCATGATCAAGATCATCccttttttgattttttctgtGGGAATTAA
- the LOC140974009 gene encoding GCN5-related N-acetyltransferase 8-like has translation MAAAAAPPPPPSAATITLPGSIPSGHTLFTRIRLATNEDVPQIHKLIHQMAVFEHLTHLCSATTDSLSETLFPPHPPPPFTSFTIFLLELSPSPFPPAQNNSHFTPLLKSFNLDLPVEDPEKESFRSSAVDVIFNDVTVGGFVLFFPNYSSFLAKPGFYIEDIFVRECYRRNGLGKMMLSAVAAQAAKMGYGRVEWVVLDWNINAITFYEQMGAQVLPEWRICRLTGEILQAYAHVNL, from the coding sequence ATGGCAGCCGCTGcagctccacctcctccgccgTCCGCCGCCACCATCACCTTACCGGGATCCATTCCATCTGGCCATACACTTTTCACGCGCATCCGTCTCGCTACAAATGAAGACGTGCCCCAAATCCACAAGCTCATCCACCAAATGGCCGTATTCGAACACCTCACCCACCTCTGCTCCGCCACCACCGACTCCCTCTCGGAGACCCTCTTCCCCCCACACCCTCCTCCGCCATTCACTTCCTTCACCATCTTCCTCCTGGAACTCTCCCCTTCCCCGTTTCCACCAGCCCAGAACAATTCCCATTTCACCCCGCTCCTGAAATCCTTTAACCTGGACCTCCCAGTTGAAGACCCGGAGAAAGAGAGTTTCAGAAGCAGTGCTGTTGATGTGATTTTTAATGACGTTACCGTTGGTGGGTTCGTGTTGTTTTTCCCCAATTACTCCTCGTTTCTGGCGAAACCCGGCTTCTATATTGAGGATATCTTTGTGAGGGAATGTTACAGGAGGAATGGATTGGGCAAGATGATGCTTTCTGCAGTGGCTGCGCAGGCGGCGAAGATGGGGTACGGGAGGGTGGAGTGGGTGGTGCTGGATTGGAATATTAACGCCATTACATTTTACGAGCAGATGGGGGCGCAGGTTTTACCGGAGTGGAGGATCTGTAGGCTCACTGGCGAGATCCTTCAGGCTTATGCTCATGTTAACCTTTGA
- the LOC140972297 gene encoding uncharacterized protein, with amino-acid sequence MLQLVGFSHSLLPSAVAALFFLVLSDSSSGSELLDGHGISLPSLCVIIRCHIEANPSWRWSFFQPWRDHSLDLNAMEKLDEIHACEKLPKIASIVLGMRTSSSSNFLTTKDLDKFHVYE; translated from the exons ATGCTGCAGCTCGTGGGCTTTAGTCACAGCTTGCTTCCGTCAGCAGTTGCTGCACTTTTTTTTCTAGTCCTTTCTGATTCCTCATCAG GATCGGAGTTGTTGGATGGTCATGGGATTTCTTTACCATCTCTCTGTGTGATTATACGGTGTCATATCGAAGCAAACCCTTCCTGGAGATG GTCATTTTTCCAGCCTTGGCGAGATCATTCATTGGACCTTAATGCAATGGAGAAACTGGATGAGATTCATGCTTGTGAGAAACTTCCCAAGATTGCTTCAATAGTTCTTGGAATGAGGACATCTTCGTCCTCTAATTTTTTGACGACGAAAGATTTGGACAAGTTCCATGTATATGAATAG